The Parachlamydiales bacterium genome has a segment encoding these proteins:
- a CDS encoding RNA polymerase sigma factor, with the protein MSKTNIKNAFTSQQQQKVDELVSVAKEQGFITYEEINEILPMSIDTAEQIDQVLIFLSGMDIQILNQSEVERQKERKKEAKELEGLPKRMEGSPDDPVRMYLKEMGSVPLLSREEEVEISKRIEKAQIQIERIIMRFRYSSCEAIAIANYLIQGKERFDKSITEKEIANKQEFLALLPKLCELLKKEESTLEELLITLETANLSKNEKLRLSEEIEKCRIRMQAYLRRLHCRHNIIEDFGEVILGAYDRFLVLEKEINELTPRAERNRFAAQKLAAVRRKLRKREFAAGRTLDEFKKDVRMLHRWMDKSQEAKREMVESNLRLVISIAKKYTNRGLSFLDLIQEGNMGLMKAVEKFEYRRGYKFSTYATWWIRQAVTRAIADQARTIRIPVHMIETINKVLRGAKKLMMETGREPTPEELANELGLTPERVREIYKIAQHPISLQAEVGDGGESQFGDFLEDTTADSPAEATGYSILKDKMGEVLTTLTDRERQVLVLRFGLLDGKPKTLEEVGVVFNVTRERIRQIEAKALRKMRHPTRSKQLKAFLDLLEVE; encoded by the coding sequence ATGAGCAAAACTAACATAAAAAACGCGTTCACCTCGCAGCAGCAGCAGAAAGTCGATGAACTTGTCTCTGTTGCTAAAGAACAAGGTTTTATTACCTACGAGGAAATTAACGAAATCCTCCCTATGTCTATCGACACAGCGGAGCAGATCGACCAAGTCCTGATTTTCCTTAGCGGAATGGACATCCAGATTCTCAATCAGTCCGAAGTCGAACGCCAAAAAGAGCGTAAGAAAGAAGCTAAAGAGCTGGAAGGCCTTCCCAAGCGGATGGAAGGTTCTCCTGACGACCCTGTTAGAATGTATCTTAAGGAAATGGGCTCCGTGCCCCTTCTAAGCCGTGAAGAAGAAGTCGAAATTTCCAAGCGTATCGAGAAAGCACAGATCCAAATAGAGCGGATCATCATGCGATTCCGTTATTCTTCCTGCGAAGCTATCGCTATTGCCAACTACCTTATTCAAGGAAAAGAGCGTTTCGATAAGTCCATTACTGAGAAAGAAATCGCCAATAAGCAAGAATTCTTAGCTTTATTGCCAAAATTATGCGAACTCCTCAAGAAAGAAGAAAGCACCCTCGAAGAATTACTGATCACATTAGAAACAGCCAATCTTTCCAAAAATGAAAAACTGCGTCTAAGCGAAGAGATAGAAAAGTGCCGCATCCGTATGCAAGCCTATCTAAGGCGCTTACACTGCCGTCATAATATCATTGAAGACTTCGGCGAAGTTATTCTCGGTGCCTATGACCGTTTTCTAGTACTAGAAAAAGAGATCAACGAACTCACTCCCCGTGCAGAGAGAAACCGTTTTGCAGCACAAAAACTTGCCGCTGTTAGACGAAAACTGCGTAAGAGAGAATTCGCAGCAGGCCGTACACTTGACGAATTCAAAAAAGACGTCAGAATGCTACACCGCTGGATGGACAAGAGCCAGGAAGCCAAACGCGAGATGGTCGAATCCAACCTCCGTCTTGTCATCTCCATTGCTAAAAAATACACAAACCGCGGACTTTCCTTCTTAGACCTAATCCAAGAAGGAAACATGGGATTGATGAAAGCCGTCGAAAAGTTTGAATACCGACGCGGCTACAAATTCTCTACCTATGCCACCTGGTGGATCCGTCAGGCTGTGACCCGCGCAATTGCAGACCAAGCCCGTACTATCCGTATCCCTGTTCATATGATCGAAACCATCAATAAGGTTCTTCGCGGAGCCAAAAAACTCATGATGGAAACAGGAAGGGAACCTACGCCGGAAGAACTCGCAAACGAATTAGGGTTAACTCCTGAACGCGTACGTGAAATCTATAAGATTGCACAGCATCCGATCTCCTTACAAGCAGAAGTAGGAGATGGGGGCGAAAGCCAGTTTGGTGACTTCCTGGAAGACACCACAGCTGACTCACCCGCTGAAGCTACAGGGTACAGCATCCTAAAAGATAAGATGGGAGAAGTCCTCACTACCCTTACCGATAGGGAAAGGCAAGTGTTAGTTCTCCGTTTTGGCCTTTTGGACGGCAAACCCAAAACCCTGGAAGAAGTAGGTGTAGTCTTTAACGTCACACGCGAGCGTATTCGTCAAATTGAAGCCAAAGCACTCCGTAAGATGCGCCATCCTACACGTTCAAAACAACTAAAAGCCTTTTTAGATCTGCTCGAAGTAGAATAG